A stretch of Cucumis sativus cultivar 9930 chromosome 2, Cucumber_9930_V3, whole genome shotgun sequence DNA encodes these proteins:
- the LOC101206526 gene encoding eukaryotic translation initiation factor 4B2, giving the protein MSKPWGGIGAWAADAERAEAEEREAQAAAAASQSESKNFPSLREAVSTKPKKKKMSLSEFTMGTLTGPGTGGRLTDTQGLTPEEMIRLPTGPKDRSGEEVRSGRLGGGFPTYDRQGMSAGRFRDRDEGDGSWGGGRRSYGGFDEERRGPSSRASNFDQPSRADEVDNWAMTKKSPTLDSGRQNRYGSLGGGVGGIASRADEVDNWASVKKPIPSRSSTFGSGYREANEPDRWGRGRSRDSDTERPRLVLDPPKGNVATNEATRTNKPSPFGAARPREEVLAEKGLDWKKLDTEIEAKRTSRPTSAHSSRPSSAQSSRSEGPGLQGLENVAKPRPKVNPFGDAKPREVLLEERGKDWRKIDLQLEHRAVDRPETEEEKMLKEEIDVLRKELEEGLSLNANKESVQESAGEMQNLRDRINKKEHELETLVLDLDDKVRFGKKATERPGSGAGRAAVFPERPGSGAGRATVFPERPPSQGSFDESRSFESVDRPRSRGTADVWSRPADDRKPIQGARDRGFLGNRDMERSRDRW; this is encoded by the exons ATGTCAAAACCCTGGGGTGGAATCGGAGCCTGGGCCGCTGATGCCGAGCGTGCTGAGGCTGAGGAACGGGAGGCACAAGCTGCTGCGGCTGCCTCCCAATCTGAATCCAAGAATTTCCCTAGCCTTAGGGAAGCTGTTAGCACCAAgcccaagaagaagaagatgtcTCTCTCGGAATTCACTATGGGAACCCTCACCGGTCCTGGCACCGGAGGTAGGCTAACGGACACCCAGGGCTTGACTCCGGAGGAAATGATTCGCCTTCCAACTGGTCCTAAAGACCGCTCTGGTGAGGAAGTGCGTTCTGGCCGCCTCGGTGGGGGATTTCCTACTTATGATCGCCAAGGTATGTCTGCTGGCCGATTTCGAGACCGTGATGAAGGCGATGGCTCCTGGGGTGGTGGTCGACGGTCGTATGGTGGCTTCGACGAGGAACGCAGAGGTCCATCTTCTAGGGCTTCTAATTTTGATCAACCTTCCAGGGCTGACGAGGTGGATAATTGGGCAATGACGAAGAAATCTCCCACATTGGATTCGGGTCGACAGAATAGGTATGGGTCGTTAGGCGGTGGCGTGGGTGGGATTGCATCTAGGGCAGACGAGGTCGATAACTGGGCGAGTGTCAAAAAGCCTATCCCATCGAGATCCTCCACATTTGGTTCTGGTTATCGTGAGGCGAACGAGCCTGATCGCTGGGGTAGAGGCCGTTCGCGTGATAGTGACACAGAACGACCCCGATTAGTATTGGATCCACCCAAAGGCAATGTCGCTACAAATGAAGCAACCAGGACAAACAAGCCAAGTCCTTTTGGAGCAGCAAGGCCGAGAGAGGAGGTTTTGGCTGAGAAAGGGTTGGATTGGAAGAAGTTGGATACAGAAATTGAGGCCAAAAGAACCAGTAGGCCAACCAGTGCTCACTCTAGCAGGCCTTCGAGTGCTCAATCCAGCCGTTCGGAGGGTCCAGGATTACAGGGCCTAGAAAATGTGGCGAAGCCGAGGCCAAAAGTCAATCCATTTGGGGATGCCAAACCTAGGGAAGTTCTGCTGGAGGAACGTGGCAAGGACTGGCGAAAGATAGATCTGCAACTCGAGCATCGTGCTGTTGACAG GCCTGAAACAGAAGAGGAAAAGATGTTGAAAGAGGAAATTGATGTCCTAAGAAAGGAACTTGAGGAAGGGTTATCTCTGAATGCTAACAAAGAATCAGTGCAAGAATCTGCTGGAGAGATGCAAAATCTGCGTGAcagaattaataaaaaagaacatgaaCTGGAGACGCTGGTCCTTGATTTGGATGACAAAGTTCGCTTTGGAAAGAAAGCCACTGAAAGACCCGGCTCTGGAGCGGGCAGGGCTGCCGTCTTTCCAGAAAGACCTGGCTCTGGAGCAGGTAGGGCCACTGTCTTTCCAGAAAGACCGCCTTCTCAAGGATCCTTTGACGAGTCCAGAAGTTTTGAATCTGTAGATAGACCTCGATCACGTGGCACCGCAGATGTATGGAGTAGACCCGCTGATGATAGAAAACCAATTCAAGGTGCCAGAGATAGAGGGTTTTTGGGCAACAGAGACATGGAGAG GTCGAGGGATAGATGGTAA
- the LOC101209043 gene encoding sufE-like protein 2, chloroplastic, producing MSSIIPVTASSPLGFFPQFSASSNLHFQQFRFPRLLNRTLAASISHHLNLTSSNKLCSPRPNCDLHSIALPVYTSESVADKLRRLVLEFESLLEPIDRVKRLLHYAAILDSSDEAIRLPENRVKGCAAQVWLDVNVDEFGRMRFKADSDSEIAKGYCSCLIWMLEGAEPWEVLKVRSDDLEAVNVGLHGKATSRVNTWQNVLMSMQMRTNTLVSNSEMKPPLEPFTSRTVHRRLHG from the coding sequence ATGTCTTCAATAATCCCTGTGACTGCTTCTTCTCCACTTGGCTTCTTCCCTCAGTTTTCAGCTTCCTCCAACCTCCATTTTCAACAGTTTCGCTTTCCTCGTCTGCTCAACCGCACACTTGCGGCCTCCATATCTCATCATCTTAATCTCACTTCCTCTAACAAATTATGTAGTCCACGCCCTAACTGCGATCTCCATTCCATTGCACTTCCGGTTTATACGTCTGAATCAGTGGCCGATAAACTTCGTCGGCTTGTTTTGGAATTCGAGTCTCTCCTAGAGCCGATTGATCGGGTTAAACGACTGTTGCATTACGCGGCCATTCTGGACTCTTCGGACGAAGCCATTCGACTACCGGAGAATCGAGTGAAGGGATGCGCGGCGCAGGTGTGGTTGGATGTGAACGTTGACGAGTTCGGCCGGATGAGATTCAAAGCGGACAGTGATTCAGAGATCGCGAAAGGATATTGTTCGTGTTTGATTTGGATGCTGGAAGGTGCGGAGCCGTGGGAGGTTTTGAAGGTGAGGAGCGATGATTTGGAGGCTGTGAACGTTGGATTGCACGGAAAAGCGACATCTAGGGTTAATACATGGCAAAATGTGTTGATGAGTATGCAAATGAGGACCAACACTTTGGTTTCAAACAGTGAAATGAAACCGCCATTGGAGCCGTTTACCTCCCGTACTGTTCATCGTCGCCTCCATGGATGA